A DNA window from Staphylococcus warneri contains the following coding sequences:
- a CDS encoding YibE/F family protein, with translation MQFNTFFKNKFYWILMAFVFIFLSLFIFTFFNEKCYQMPIGKITDVQRLSTQHVTDDQHNKDIKYKDQLTVKILNGKFEGKSTTITNEFVKSQADSERFTKNDKVLLHISKKPSDADIIEKKRDGLIVLITGVFFITILIVGRQVGLQSILSLVLNSIAVLGAIYIHNQMTNTSLFALMVMAMIVSTTLTLLLVTGWRIRTLITIVSTLVGTFLCIGIAELVIRFTHGNGIKYETMSFLTLPPKDVFLASVLIGSLGAVMDVAITIASGMNEILQRTPQISMRRWALAGRHIGQDIMGTMTNILLFSYLSGSLPMFLIYLKNANTITYTISMNWSLEVARALIGGIGIVLTIPITIGLMELWLKMRGENR, from the coding sequence ATGCAATTCAATACTTTTTTCAAAAATAAATTTTATTGGATCCTTATGGCATTTGTCTTCATATTTTTAAGTTTATTTATATTCACTTTTTTTAATGAAAAATGTTATCAAATGCCTATCGGTAAAATAACAGATGTTCAAAGATTGAGCACACAACATGTAACTGACGATCAACATAATAAGGATATCAAATACAAAGACCAACTTACCGTGAAGATTTTAAACGGTAAATTTGAAGGTAAATCAACAACAATTACTAACGAATTTGTTAAATCACAAGCTGATTCAGAACGTTTTACTAAAAACGATAAAGTTCTATTACATATTTCTAAAAAGCCAAGCGACGCTGATATCATTGAGAAAAAACGCGATGGTTTAATCGTTCTTATTACAGGCGTTTTCTTCATCACGATATTAATTGTTGGTAGACAAGTAGGCTTACAATCTATACTTTCACTCGTCTTGAATTCAATCGCAGTTTTAGGCGCTATTTATATTCATAATCAAATGACAAATACGAGTTTATTTGCATTGATGGTGATGGCAATGATTGTTTCAACGACATTGACTCTATTACTTGTTACAGGTTGGCGAATAAGAACATTGATTACCATTGTATCTACACTTGTTGGTACGTTCCTTTGTATAGGTATCGCTGAGTTAGTTATACGATTCACTCATGGCAATGGTATTAAATATGAAACAATGAGTTTTTTAACCCTACCCCCAAAAGATGTGTTTTTAGCTTCGGTATTAATTGGGTCACTTGGTGCTGTTATGGATGTAGCCATCACTATTGCAAGTGGGATGAACGAAATATTGCAACGAACACCTCAAATTAGCATGAGAAGATGGGCATTAGCAGGTAGACATATTGGCCAAGATATAATGGGGACGATGACAAACATCTTATTATTCTCATATTTATCTGGTAGCTTACCTATGTTTCTCATATATTTAAAAAATGCCAACACCATCACTTATACCATTTCCATGAATTGGTCATTAGAAGTTGCTCGAGCATTGATAGGTGGTATCGGAATTGTTTTAACTATCCCCATCACTATCGGTTTAATGGAATTATGGCTTAAAATGCGAGGTGAAAATCGATGA
- a CDS encoding YibE/F family protein → MSAITILGMILLVLMIIFGGKKGLVSFATLFLNFIILVISILMIIFGVPIYITTIIFCIVVAACNLFVLNGYDVKTQAAFIGTVITTLILILAIYISVNVGHLQGFATEQQDETYVYSMNIGIDMVQFMIFTIVLAVIAAVIDLAITISSPMYELDDTNPNLSQHQLFQSGMRVGREILATSANTIYLAYFGGQLTLFFWFFKLNYSFGHIINSKIFAQEFISILFGGIAVAISIPITAWVTAFLIKRKSTVLK, encoded by the coding sequence ATGAGTGCAATAACAATATTAGGCATGATATTACTAGTGCTAATGATTATTTTTGGAGGTAAAAAAGGGCTCGTGTCATTTGCGACATTATTTTTAAACTTCATCATTTTAGTCATTAGTATTTTAATGATTATTTTTGGTGTACCGATATATATTACAACTATTATATTCTGTATCGTTGTCGCAGCTTGTAATCTTTTCGTATTAAATGGTTATGATGTTAAAACGCAAGCCGCATTTATAGGAACAGTTATAACAACACTTATATTAATTCTAGCTATATATATTTCGGTGAACGTAGGTCATTTACAAGGCTTCGCGACAGAACAACAAGATGAAACATATGTATACTCAATGAATATCGGTATCGATATGGTTCAATTCATGATATTTACTATTGTTCTTGCTGTTATCGCTGCCGTCATTGATTTAGCTATCACCATCAGTTCACCAATGTATGAATTAGATGATACCAACCCAAATTTAAGTCAACATCAATTATTTCAATCAGGTATGCGTGTAGGTAGAGAAATTCTTGCAACATCTGCAAATACTATATATCTAGCTTATTTCGGTGGGCAATTGACATTATTCTTTTGGTTCTTCAAATTAAATTATTCATTTGGCCATATTATCAATTCGAAAATCTTTGCCCAAGAATTTATTTCAATTCTATTTGGAGGTATTGCTGTCGCTATTAGCATCCCAATAACAGCTTGGGTCACTGCATTTTTAATCAAAAGAAAATCAACTGTTCTCAAATAA
- a CDS encoding GNAT family N-acetyltransferase yields the protein MEIKIYHPQFLEAIQSIQLSEEDARFTKTPLENLESAKTNENRHPTLVMEGGKCVAFFTLHEGDGPAPYSTNPKAIFFRSFTVDVRYRGKGVGKRVIHQLSTYIKDAYPHINEILLTVNIDNPRAIHLYEQAGYLHIGKSTMIGKPVYVMSYPL from the coding sequence ATGGAAATTAAAATATATCACCCACAATTTTTGGAAGCTATTCAATCAATACAACTCTCTGAAGAAGATGCGCGCTTTACAAAAACACCGTTGGAAAACTTGGAATCCGCAAAAACGAATGAAAATAGACATCCAACATTAGTTATGGAAGGGGGAAAGTGTGTCGCGTTCTTCACTTTACATGAAGGAGATGGACCAGCACCATATTCTACTAATCCAAAAGCGATTTTCTTTAGATCATTTACTGTTGATGTACGATACAGGGGCAAAGGTGTAGGGAAACGTGTCATCCATCAACTGAGTACTTATATAAAGGATGCATATCCACATATTAATGAAATTCTATTGACTGTTAACATCGATAATCCAAGAGCTATCCATTTGTATGAACAAGCTGGATATCTCCATATAGGTAAGTCTACGATGATAGGGAAGCCTGTATATGTAATGTCATATCCATTATAA
- a CDS encoding NUDIX domain-containing protein, translated as MIKCVCLVEETEDQILLVQVRHREKYYFPGGKIDEGETQLQALKRELKEELKLELSDEELSYIGTVVGKAYPQENMLTELNGYRATVPIYWDNIHTDNEITDIKWFDKNDSEHIAPAVLTWIKEISG; from the coding sequence ATGATTAAATGTGTTTGCTTAGTAGAAGAAACAGAAGACCAAATATTACTTGTACAAGTACGTCATCGTGAAAAGTATTATTTCCCGGGTGGTAAAATTGATGAAGGAGAAACACAATTACAAGCTTTAAAAAGAGAGCTGAAAGAAGAATTAAAGTTAGAACTTTCAGATGAAGAATTGTCTTATATAGGTACAGTCGTTGGAAAAGCATATCCTCAAGAAAATATGTTAACAGAGTTAAATGGCTATCGAGCAACCGTACCAATTTATTGGGATAATATACATACGGATAATGAAATTACTGATATTAAATGGTTTGATAAAAATGATTCAGAACATATTGCACCTGCTGTCTTAACTTGGATAAAAGAAATATCAGGTTAA
- a CDS encoding NAD-dependent epimerase/dehydratase family protein, translated as MKALITGGAGFIGSHIAQKCIQNNIEVHVIDNLSTGRIENITFVKKEYFYQEDINNLKFVSDLIKKERFDYVIHLAAMVSVVETVQQPGRSNQVNIDATLNILETLRLQHSNIKKFLFASSAAVYGQLEGLPKAIHSRIDPRSPYAVQKYAGESYAKIYHQLYHLPTVSLRFFNVYGPRQNPYSDYSGVISILNHKFNHKETFTFYGDGLQTRDFIYIDDLVEACWLVLHNDNVNGNVYNLGTGKQTTLKQMVNIFEQHFNYSIPYVYDEERVGDIKHSYADISPIQSLGFSPQYSVEKGIQSYLEYQS; from the coding sequence ATGAAAGCACTAATTACGGGTGGGGCGGGTTTTATCGGTTCACACATAGCACAAAAATGTATTCAAAATAATATTGAAGTACATGTAATTGATAATTTATCAACTGGTCGTATAGAAAATATAACATTTGTTAAAAAAGAGTATTTCTATCAAGAAGATATCAATAATTTGAAATTTGTCTCGGACTTAATTAAAAAAGAAAGATTTGATTATGTCATTCATTTAGCAGCTATGGTGAGCGTCGTGGAAACAGTTCAACAACCGGGACGATCTAACCAAGTGAATATCGATGCTACGTTGAATATTTTAGAAACACTCAGGTTACAGCATTCTAATATAAAAAAATTCTTGTTTGCATCATCTGCAGCCGTTTACGGACAATTAGAAGGATTGCCTAAAGCAATTCATTCACGTATTGATCCAAGGTCTCCATATGCAGTACAAAAATATGCTGGAGAAAGTTACGCTAAAATTTATCATCAATTGTACCATTTACCTACCGTTTCACTACGATTTTTCAATGTATATGGTCCAAGACAAAATCCATATTCTGATTATTCAGGGGTCATTTCAATTCTTAATCACAAATTTAATCATAAAGAAACATTCACATTTTATGGAGATGGTTTGCAAACGCGCGATTTTATATATATTGATGATTTAGTTGAAGCATGTTGGTTAGTATTGCACAATGACAACGTTAATGGCAATGTTTATAATTTAGGAACTGGGAAACAAACGACTTTAAAGCAGATGGTCAACATATTTGAACAGCATTTTAATTATAGTATTCCATACGTTTATGATGAGGAAAGAGTTGGAGATATTAAACATTCATATGCAGATATTTCACCAATTCAAAGTTTAGGATTTAGCCCTCAATATTCTGTTGAAAAAGGAATCCAATCTTATTTAGAATATCAATCATAA
- a CDS encoding LysM peptidoglycan-binding domain-containing protein, whose protein sequence is MNKKIIAAIVGTSAVSAIAATQADAATTHTVKSGESLWSISSKYGISISKLKSLNNLSSNIIFPNQVLKVSGSTSTSKPTSSSSTGTSSSTYTVKAGDSVSSIAAKYGMSYQKLMKLNGLNSFLIHPGQKLKVSGTVSTSKPSSSASTTGSSSTYTVQAGDSLSSIAAKYGTTYQKIMSLNGLSNFFIYPGQKLKVSGTASTSNSSSNTANSSNNGYNTPVFNHQNLYTWGQCTYHVFNRRAQIGKGISTYWWNANNWDNAAAADGYTIDGKPTVGSIAQSDSGYYGHVAFVERVNSDGSILVSEMNWAASPGIVTYRTIPSYQVNTYRYIH, encoded by the coding sequence TTGAATAAAAAAATTATTGCTGCAATCGTTGGGACAAGTGCAGTGAGTGCTATTGCAGCAACACAAGCAGACGCAGCAACGACACACACAGTAAAAAGTGGCGAATCTCTTTGGTCTATATCTAGTAAATATGGAATATCTATTTCGAAATTAAAATCTTTGAATAATTTATCTTCTAATATAATATTTCCAAACCAAGTATTAAAGGTATCAGGTTCAACTAGTACTAGTAAACCAACTAGTTCATCATCTACAGGAACGAGTTCGTCTACATATACAGTAAAAGCAGGGGACTCAGTATCATCAATAGCTGCTAAATATGGCATGAGTTATCAAAAATTAATGAAATTAAATGGTTTAAATAGCTTTTTAATTCATCCAGGCCAAAAATTAAAAGTATCAGGTACAGTTAGTACTAGTAAACCAAGTAGTTCGGCATCAACTACAGGAAGCTCATCAACATATACTGTACAAGCGGGAGACTCTCTATCATCAATAGCTGCTAAATATGGTACAACTTATCAAAAAATTATGAGCCTAAATGGATTATCTAATTTCTTTATTTATCCAGGTCAAAAATTAAAGGTGTCAGGTACTGCTTCTACATCAAACAGTAGTTCAAATACAGCTAACTCAAGTAATAATGGTTACAATACACCAGTATTTAATCACCAAAACTTATATACATGGGGACAATGTACATATCATGTATTCAACCGTCGTGCTCAAATTGGAAAAGGCATTAGCACATATTGGTGGAATGCAAACAATTGGGATAACGCAGCAGCAGCAGATGGTTACACAATTGATGGTAAACCAACAGTAGGTTCAATCGCGCAAAGTGATTCAGGATACTATGGCCATGTCGCTTTTGTAGAGCGAGTTAATAGTGATGGTAGTATTTTAGTTTCAGAAATGAACTGGGCAGCGTCACCAGGTATTGTGACATATAGAACAATTCCTTCATATCAAGTGAATACATATAGATATATTCATTAA
- a CDS encoding cold-shock protein codes for MNNGTVKWFNSEKGFGFIEREDGSDVFVHFSAIAEEGYKSLEEGQKVEFDIVEGDRGEQAANVVKM; via the coding sequence ATGAATAACGGTACAGTTAAATGGTTTAATTCAGAAAAAGGTTTTGGTTTCATCGAAAGAGAAGATGGAAGCGACGTATTCGTACATTTCTCAGCAATCGCTGAAGAAGGATACAAATCATTAGAAGAAGGACAAAAAGTTGAATTCGACATCGTTGAAGGCGATCGTGGAGAACAAGCAGCTAATGTCGTAAAAATGTAA
- a CDS encoding DUF1304 domain-containing protein: protein MSILTSILIILVAIEFLLIMVLQTLLTTSNKTSQTFKMSTSALKDKNLNTLMKNQGLYNGLLGIFILYAYFLSNHPKEMTTCLLIYMIIVAIYGALTSQKAIIIKQGLLPILALLSLLF, encoded by the coding sequence TTGAGTATACTCACTTCTATTTTAATAATACTTGTGGCAATAGAATTCTTATTAATCATGGTGTTACAAACATTACTAACCACATCTAACAAAACGAGTCAAACTTTTAAAATGAGCACTTCTGCATTAAAAGATAAAAATCTAAATACTTTAATGAAGAATCAAGGGCTTTACAATGGTTTACTTGGTATCTTCATTCTCTATGCCTATTTTTTGAGTAATCATCCTAAAGAAATGACTACATGTCTTCTTATATATATGATTATTGTTGCTATATATGGTGCGCTAACAAGTCAAAAAGCCATCATCATTAAACAAGGGCTTTTACCAATACTTGCACTTTTATCATTATTATTTTAA
- a CDS encoding Ig-like domain-containing protein — protein MTDTTAPSVPTVNPVTSDDTQITGKAEPGSTVTVTFPDGTKATGTTDADGNYVIDIPANEDLKGGETLPVTSTDKDGNTSEPASTVVTDTTAPSVPTVNPVTSDDTQITGKAEPGSTVTVTFPDGTKASGTTDADGNYVIDIPSNEDLKGGETLPVTSTDKDGNQSEPAKTVVTDTTAPSVPTINPVTSEDTQITGKAEPGSTVTVTFPDGTTATGKTDENGNYVIDIPSNEDLKGGETLPVTATDKDGNTSEPATTVVTDTTAPEAPTVNPVHKGDKTITGKAEPGSTVTITFPDGTTATGKTDENGNYVIDIPAGENLKGGDHIGVTATDANGNTSPSTDGTVIDDGKPVDPSQPTDPTDPGKPTDPSHPTDPTDPGKPTDPSHPTDPTNPGEPTDPSQPTEPTNPGEPTDPSQPTEPTNPGEPTEPGQPAEPTNPGEPTEPGQPTQGHVSGNNVTSNDTVQQSNHETASTNKGNNHEKDQSELPETGQDGVNKGTLFGTLLAGLGTLFLFFKRRREDEEEEEK, from the coding sequence GTGACAGACACAACAGCACCATCTGTACCAACAGTGAACCCAGTGACAAGTGATGATACACAAATTACAGGTAAAGCGGAACCAGGTTCAACGGTAACAGTAACGTTCCCAGATGGCACAAAAGCAACTGGTACAACTGATGCAGATGGCAATTACGTGATTGATATCCCAGCTAATGAAGACCTAAAAGGTGGCGAAACATTACCAGTAACGTCTACTGATAAAGATGGTAATACGTCAGAACCAGCATCAACAGTAGTAACAGACACAACAGCACCATCTGTACCAACTGTTAATCCGGTAACAAGTGATGATACACAAATCACAGGTAAAGCAGAACCAGGCTCAACAGTAACGGTAACATTCCCAGATGGCACGAAAGCTAGTGGCACAACAGATGCAGATGGTAATTATGTGATTGACATTCCATCTAACGAAGACTTAAAAGGTGGAGAAACATTACCAGTAACGTCTACTGATAAAGATGGTAATCAATCAGAGCCAGCAAAAACCGTAGTGACAGACACAACAGCACCATCTGTACCTACAATCAATCCGGTAACAAGTGAAGATACACAAATTACAGGTAAAGCAGAGCCAGGTTCAACAGTGACAGTAACATTCCCAGATGGCACAACGGCAACAGGTAAAACAGATGAAAACGGTAACTATGTGATCGATATTCCATCTAACGAAGATCTAAAAGGCGGAGAAACATTACCAGTCACAGCGACTGACAAAGATGGCAATACGTCAGAACCAGCAACAACAGTAGTAACAGACACAACAGCACCAGAAGCGCCAACTGTTAATCCAGTTCATAAGGGAGATAAAACAATCACAGGTAAAGCGGAACCAGGCTCAACAGTGACAATAACATTCCCAGATGGTACAACAGCAACAGGTAAAACAGATGAAAACGGTAACTATGTGATTGACATCCCAGCTGGAGAAAATCTAAAAGGTGGAGATCATATTGGCGTTACAGCAACAGATGCTAATGGAAATACGTCTCCATCTACTGATGGAACAGTGATTGATGATGGTAAACCTGTAGATCCAAGTCAACCGACAGACCCAACAGACCCAGGTAAACCAACGGATCCAAGTCACCCAACAGACCCAACAGACCCAGGTAAACCAACGGATCCAAGTCACCCAACAGACCCAACGAATCCAGGTGAACCAACGGATCCAAGTCAACCGACAGAGCCAACAAATCCAGGTGAACCAACGGATCCAAGTCAACCGACAGAGCCAACAAATCCAGGTGAACCAACGGAACCAGGTCAACCGGCAGAGCCAACAAATCCAGGTGAACCAACGGAACCAGGTCAACCAACACAAGGTCATGTATCTGGAAATAATGTAACTTCAAATGATACTGTACAACAAAGTAACCATGAGACAGCATCAACAAATAAAGGTAACAATCATGAAAAAGATCAAAGTGAATTACCTGAAACTGGACAAGATGGTGTAAATAAAGGAACATTATTCGGTACATTATTAGCTGGATTAGGAACGTTATTCTTATTCTTCAAACGTCGTAGAGAAGATGAAGAGGAAGAGGAAAAATAA
- a CDS encoding Ig-like domain-containing protein, producing the protein MKTYHTSPLVGQPNAADITINDTKVSGSVTLKPNAGTQTAKVINSTGQVIGTSTVNSDGTFTVTIPKSAAGQYTIAIDAPNYDNDETNTFNIVDNTIVPAPLVDPVDDNDTTIGVHGTAGSTVTVKYSNNNVIGTVTLGANSTTGTLTLSKPLAAGTQLTSTATKNGKTSAVSPTVTVTDATAPDAPVINPVTSDDTTVTGKAEPNSTVTVTFPDGTTQVTTADASGNYTVNIPANEDFTGGETIKASAKDAAGNKSVDSNVTVTDTTAPNQPTVNQVTSEDKTITGKAEPNSTVTVTFPDGTKVQAITATDGSYRVAVPTNIDLVGGETLGVTSTDKAGNTSTAANTTVVDVTAPKEPVINDVTSEDKTITGTSEPNSTVTVTFPDGTKASATADASGNYTIGIPDSEDLKGDEELSVVATDAAGNVSVDAGTTVLDKTPPEVPTINPVTSEDKTITGKAEPNSTVTVTFPDGTTANATTDGDGNYTIDIPANEDLRGGEALPVTSTDGAGNQSGAATTTVTDTTGPTVPTINPVTSEDTTITGHAEPGSTVTVTFPDGNTATGTTDADGNYVINIPTDEDLKGGEELPVTSTDKAGNKSDVATTEVTDTTSPEAPTVNPVTSEDTTITGKAEPNSTVTVTFPDGTTATGNTDADGNYVIDIPSNEDLKGGETLPVTSTDKAGNTSQPASTVVTDTTAPTVPSVNPVSSEDKTVTGKAEPGSTVTVTFPDGTTASGTTDADGNYTIDIPANEDLKGGETLPVTATDKDGNKSEEATTTVSDKTAPEAPTVNPVTSDDTQITGKAEPNSTVTVTFPDGHTASGTTDADGNYVINIPSSEDLKGGETLPVTATDKAGNTSEQASTVVTDTTAPTVPSVNPVTSDDTQITGKAEPGSTVTVTFPDGTTATGTTDADGNYTIDIPANEDLKGGETLPVTATDKDGNKSEPATTVVTDTTAPTVPSVNPVTSDDTQITGKAEPGSTVTVTFPDGNTASGTTDADGNYVINIPSGEDLKGGETLPVTATDKDGNKSEPATTVVTDTTAPTVPTVNPVTSDDKTITGKAEPGSTVTVTFPDGNTASGTTDEDGNYTITIPTNEDLKGGEALPVTSTDKAGNTSAPATTTVTDTTAPTAPSVNPVTSDDTQITGKAEPGSTVTVTFPDGTKASGTTDADGNYVIDIPANEDLKGGETLPVTATDKAGNQSGETTTTVTDTTAPTAPSVNPVTSDDKTITGKAEPGSTVTVTFPDGTTTTGTADQDGNYVIDIPANEDLKGGETLPVTATDKDGNKS; encoded by the coding sequence GTGAAAACATATCATACGTCACCATTAGTAGGTCAGCCGAATGCTGCAGATATTACGATTAATGACACTAAAGTTAGTGGTTCAGTAACGTTAAAACCAAATGCAGGTACACAAACTGCCAAAGTTATTAATTCAACAGGTCAAGTTATTGGTACGTCTACTGTTAATAGTGATGGTACATTTACTGTAACGATTCCAAAATCAGCTGCTGGTCAATACACAATTGCTATTGATGCACCAAATTATGATAATGATGAAACAAATACATTTAATATTGTAGATAATACTATTGTTCCAGCACCATTAGTGGATCCTGTCGATGATAACGACACGACTATTGGCGTACATGGTACTGCTGGTTCAACAGTGACAGTAAAATATAGTAATAATAATGTCATTGGTACAGTTACATTAGGTGCAAACAGTACAACTGGTACGTTAACTTTATCAAAACCTTTAGCTGCAGGAACTCAATTAACATCAACTGCAACTAAAAATGGTAAAACAAGTGCGGTTTCACCAACAGTAACAGTGACAGATGCAACAGCACCAGATGCGCCAGTGATTAACCCGGTAACAAGTGATGATACAACGGTTACAGGTAAAGCAGAACCGAACTCAACAGTAACAGTGACATTCCCAGACGGTACTACGCAAGTTACAACTGCGGATGCATCAGGTAATTATACTGTTAATATTCCAGCTAATGAAGACTTTACTGGTGGAGAAACAATTAAAGCTTCAGCTAAAGATGCTGCAGGCAATAAATCAGTTGATTCAAACGTGACTGTGACAGATACAACAGCACCAAATCAACCAACAGTCAATCAAGTAACAAGTGAAGATAAAACAATCACAGGTAAAGCAGAACCAAACTCAACAGTAACAGTAACATTCCCAGATGGGACTAAAGTTCAAGCAATTACAGCAACAGATGGTAGTTATCGAGTGGCTGTACCTACCAATATTGATTTAGTAGGTGGCGAAACATTAGGCGTTACTTCAACTGATAAAGCTGGAAACACATCGACGGCTGCAAATACAACAGTTGTAGATGTTACAGCACCAAAAGAACCTGTAATTAATGATGTAACAAGTGAAGATAAAACAATTACTGGTACATCAGAACCAAACTCAACAGTAACAGTAACATTCCCAGATGGTACAAAAGCTTCAGCGACAGCAGATGCTTCGGGTAATTACACAATTGGTATTCCAGATTCTGAAGACTTAAAAGGTGATGAAGAATTAAGTGTAGTTGCAACAGATGCAGCAGGTAATGTGTCAGTCGATGCTGGTACAACAGTATTAGATAAAACACCACCTGAAGTACCAACCATCAACCCAGTAACAAGTGAAGACAAAACAATCACAGGTAAAGCAGAGCCAAATTCAACAGTAACAGTAACGTTCCCAGATGGTACAACAGCTAATGCGACAACAGATGGCGACGGTAATTATACAATTGATATCCCTGCCAATGAAGATTTAAGAGGTGGAGAAGCATTACCAGTGACATCAACAGATGGAGCAGGTAACCAATCTGGCGCAGCGACTACGACTGTAACAGATACAACGGGACCGACAGTACCAACAATTAATCCGGTAACAAGTGAAGATACAACAATTACAGGTCATGCGGAACCAGGATCAACAGTGACAGTAACATTCCCAGATGGAAATACAGCTACTGGTACAACGGATGCAGATGGCAATTATGTTATCAATATTCCTACAGATGAGGACTTAAAAGGTGGAGAAGAGTTACCAGTGACTTCTACAGATAAAGCTGGTAATAAATCTGATGTTGCGACAACTGAAGTAACAGATACAACATCACCAGAAGCACCAACAGTCAATCCAGTAACAAGTGAAGATACAACAATCACAGGTAAAGCAGAGCCAAACTCTACAGTAACAGTGACATTCCCGGATGGCACTACAGCAACAGGCAATACAGATGCAGATGGTAATTATGTGATTGATATTCCATCTAACGAAGATCTAAAAGGCGGCGAAACATTACCAGTTACATCTACAGATAAAGCTGGCAATACATCTCAACCTGCGTCAACAGTGGTAACAGATACAACAGCACCAACAGTACCATCAGTGAATCCAGTATCTAGTGAAGATAAAACAGTTACAGGTAAAGCAGAACCAGGTTCAACAGTAACAGTAACATTCCCAGATGGTACGACAGCTAGTGGTACGACAGACGCAGATGGAAACTATACAATAGACATTCCAGCGAATGAAGACTTAAAAGGCGGCGAAACATTACCAGTTACAGCGACAGACAAAGACGGTAATAAATCAGAAGAAGCAACAACAACAGTTTCTGACAAAACGGCACCAGAAGCGCCAACAGTCAATCCAGTAACAAGTGACGATACACAAATCACAGGTAAAGCGGAGCCAAACTCAACAGTAACGGTAACATTCCCGGATGGTCATACAGCTAGTGGCACAACAGATGCAGATGGAAACTATGTTATCAATATCCCTTCAAGCGAAGACTTAAAAGGCGGAGAAACATTACCAGTTACTGCAACAGACAAAGCTGGAAACACATCTGAACAAGCATCAACAGTGGTAACAGATACAACAGCACCAACAGTACCATCAGTGAATCCAGTGACAAGTGATGATACGCAAATTACAGGTAAAGCAGAGCCAGGATCAACAGTGACAGTGACATTCCCGGATGGTACGACAGCTACTGGAACGACGGACGCAGATGGAAACTACACAATAGATATTCCAGCGAATGAAGATCTAAAAGGTGGCGAAACATTACCAGTTACTGCAACAGATAAAGATGGTAATAAATCAGAGCCAGCAACAACAGTAGTAACGGATACAACAGCACCAACAGTACCATCAGTGAATCCAGTGACAAGCGATGATACACAAATTACAGGTAAAGCAGAGCCAGGATCAACAGTGACAGTAACATTCCCAGATGGAAATACAGCTAGTGGTACAACAGATGCAGATGGCAATTACGTGATTAATATTCCGAGTGGTGAAGACTTAAAAGGTGGAGAGACCCTACCGGTTACTGCGACAGATAAAGATGGCAATAAATCAGAGCCAGCAACAACAGTAGTAACAGATACAACAGCACCAACAGTACCGACTGTTAATCCGGTAACAAGCGATGATAAGACAATCACAGGTAAAGCGGAACCAGGCTCAACAGTGACAGTAACATTCCCAGACGGAAATACGGCTAGTGGTACAACAGATGAGGATGGAAATTACACAATTACTATCCCAACTAATGAAGACTTAAAAGGTGGAGAAGCATTACCAGTTACATCAACAGATAAAGCTGGCAACACATCAGCACCGGCAACAACAACAGTAACAGATACAACAGCACCAACAGCACCGTCTGTAAATCCAGTAACAAGTGATGATACGCAAATTACAGGTAAAGCAGAACCAGGCTCAACAGTAACAGTAACGTTCCCAGATGGTACAAAAGCTAGTGGTACAACAGATGCAGATGGCAATTATGTTATCGATATTCCAGCTAACGAAGATCTAAAAGGTGGAGAAACATTACCAGTAACAGCTACAGATAAAGCTGGAAACCAATCTGGAGAAACTACAACAACAGTAACAGATACAACAGCACCAACAGCACCGTCTGTAAACCCAGTAACAAGTGATGATAAGACAATCACAGGTAAAGCAGAACCAGGCTCAACAGTAACAGTAACGTTCCCAGATGGTACAACAACTACTGGTACAGCTGATCAAGATGGTAATTATGTGATTGACATTCCAGCTAACGAAGATCTAAAAGGTGGAGAAACATTACCAGTTACTGCAACAGACAAAGATGGTAATAAATCATAA